GGATTGTCCAACGAAGATGTATTTGAAATGTATGAGCAGATGCTCCTTGCACGAATGATTGACGAACGAATGTGGTTACTTAACCGGGCAGGTAAGATCCCGTTTGTTATCTCCTGTCAAGGACAGGAAGCGGCCCAGGTTGGAGCTGCCATGGCTTTGAACAGAGAGAAAGATTACGTGCTGCCTTATTACCGTGATATGGGTGTTGTCCTTACATTCGGTATGACGGCAAAAGAACTCATGCTTTCCGGATTCGCGAAAGCAGAGGATCCAAACTCCGGCGGACGCCAGATGCCTGGTCACTTCGGGCAGAAGAAGAACCGGATCGTAACAGGATCTTCTCCGGTTACAACCCAGGTTCCTCATGCAGTAGGTTTCGGCCTGGCTGCAAAAGTGAAAAACCAGGATTTCGTAAGTTTTACCACTTTTGGGGAAGGGTCTTCCAACCAGGGGGACTTCCACGAAGGAATTAACTTTGCAAGTGTTCACGATCTCCCTTGTATTTTCATGTGTGAAAACAATAAATATGCCATTTCTGTTCCTTATGACAAGCAGCTGAGATGTGAAAAAGTATCGGACCGTGCTATCGGATACGGGATTCACGGAGAAACAGTGGACGGTAATGATCCTCTTGCAGTGTATGAAGCAGTGAAAAATGCCCGTGAAAGAGCAGTTCGCGGGGACGGACCTTCTTTAATTGAAACTATTTCCTACCGTTTGACACCACACTCAAGTGATGATGATGACAGTGTGTACCGTGAGCGGTCTGAAGTGGAAGAAGCAAAAAAACTGGATGCCATCTTCACATTTGGCGATTACTTACGTGATGCCGGTATCCTTACTGAAGAGAAAGAAAAAGAACTTAAAGACAGACTGAGAAAAGTGATCGACGAAGCAACAGACTATGCTGAAAAAGCGCCATACGCTGATGCAAAGACGGCATACGATCACGTTTATGGAGGGGAGTGACACGATGGCGGTTAAATCTTACATCGAAGCAATTACATTGGCTATAAAAGAAGAAATGGAAAGAGATGAAAACGTCTTTGTACTGGGAGAAGACGTAGGAAGGCGCGGAGGTGTTTTCCGAGCTACAAACGGACTTTATGAACAATTTGGCGAGTATCGTGTACTTGATACTCCGCTTGCTGAATCTGCCATTGCCGGAGTAGGAATCGGAGCCGCTATGTACGGCATGCGTCCCATTGCCGAAATGCAGTTTGCTGACTTCATCATGCCTGCTGTAAACCAGATTGTTTCAGAGGCTGCCAAAATCCGCTACCGATCAAACAATGACTGGCACTGCCCGATTACGATCCGCGCACCATATGGCGGCGGTGTTCACGGAGCTCTTTATCATTCACAGTCCGTTGAAGCGTTGTTTGCAAATGTTCCGGGATTGAAAATTGTAATGCCTTCAACTCCTTATGATGCAAAAGGTCTTTTAAAAGCTGCGATTCGTGACGATGACCCGGTTCTGTTTTTTGAACACAAACGTGCGTACCGTCTTATTAAAGGGGAAGTACCTGAAGATGACTACACACTGCCGATTGGAAAAGCCGAAGTGAAGCGTGAAGGGGAAGACATTACCGTAATAACTTATGGCCTTTGTGTTCACTTTGCCATGCAGGCTGCTGAAAAACTGGAAAAAGACGGATACAGTGCACACATTCTTGATTTACGGACTGTGTACCCGCTTGATCGTGAAGCAATTGTGGTAGCTGCGAAGAAAACGGGGAAAGTCCTGCTTGTTACAGAAGACAACAAAGAAGGCAGCATCATGAGTGAAGTATCTGCCATTATTTCAGAAGAATGTCTCTTTGATCTTGATGCACCTGTCCGCCGTCTTTGCGGACCTGATGTACCGTCAATG
This DNA window, taken from Alteribacter keqinensis, encodes the following:
- a CDS encoding thiamine pyrophosphate-dependent dehydrogenase E1 component subunit alpha; its protein translation is MAEQRHEQLGLSNEDVFEMYEQMLLARMIDERMWLLNRAGKIPFVISCQGQEAAQVGAAMALNREKDYVLPYYRDMGVVLTFGMTAKELMLSGFAKAEDPNSGGRQMPGHFGQKKNRIVTGSSPVTTQVPHAVGFGLAAKVKNQDFVSFTTFGEGSSNQGDFHEGINFASVHDLPCIFMCENNKYAISVPYDKQLRCEKVSDRAIGYGIHGETVDGNDPLAVYEAVKNARERAVRGDGPSLIETISYRLTPHSSDDDDSVYRERSEVEEAKKLDAIFTFGDYLRDAGILTEEKEKELKDRLRKVIDEATDYAEKAPYADAKTAYDHVYGGE
- a CDS encoding alpha-ketoacid dehydrogenase subunit beta, translated to MAVKSYIEAITLAIKEEMERDENVFVLGEDVGRRGGVFRATNGLYEQFGEYRVLDTPLAESAIAGVGIGAAMYGMRPIAEMQFADFIMPAVNQIVSEAAKIRYRSNNDWHCPITIRAPYGGGVHGALYHSQSVEALFANVPGLKIVMPSTPYDAKGLLKAAIRDDDPVLFFEHKRAYRLIKGEVPEDDYTLPIGKAEVKREGEDITVITYGLCVHFAMQAAEKLEKDGYSAHILDLRTVYPLDREAIVVAAKKTGKVLLVTEDNKEGSIMSEVSAIISEECLFDLDAPVRRLCGPDVPSMPYAPTMEKEFMVNPDKVEAAMRDLAEF